Proteins from one Aspergillus nidulans FGSC A4 chromosome VIII genomic window:
- a CDS encoding putative Sin3 complex subunit (Stb2) (transcript_id=CADANIAT00002266) — MSSTASGAQAASPTTNRETTRASVNAAENPSTKPHGAELPPRRGHQKIVFTDPVALRYLEEDPSTVVLHRRLALEGYEIYIVEQWACSRIHPTFVITTFTGDSSHKVVAGVLGVPTDESTWSPRLKLYFNAVKRFQLREKETPLGTVMVTDLNSFPSGLSVIAVPDGDILKHREDFVVNENLKRLGCAGRAGLKLQEPAPATVAKFHQLYRTSERIPLYSAVVELVKQCQIALMMFGKLAPEYVDGLLCDVTEDAVGDWWTDFGMDLYNIEPSDGKLGPTTVAALLGTLMGARNRLHASGAPVGKDAFDIVNLKRGIGSFQKSQKIERTRRLDRHTLDRLHRVTAKAANAEGWTDAVKSTMAELSGHGGEMVMGMVRGKEKGGIADIETIDIDNFAQLISGERAKWLWRGKPRKSTVESNGPPAADMMFTTDEQGGYVWTSRKRHSHEDLGMEPSFQRSERSWKQAEAAGLPEDKDQNLSRMVMKGVSEKVSDARIGFGKFKDAVGIPGLRSHKAKDGSEFGGDAAQLALMESETETGPWPNHEDAPLPETHISNDGEMGEQPLSTADQPAEKSPPAITVESAAPNEDTETSRKASVSRTDEEMHDLDLFKTRSTDASAVSGDQERAPTPASCAMVLRRPHSCDELYSDDSFERRNEYWPRHLSFSIVEEVVLVRKGLDDRTIFESSDATLEEAIVHEDVLASDARISRARIRDLELNTVPWVESQVSSVDRLNHTLYETHEKMSSKYLERFELYQQVRERSGNVLAAEHSQLTEHMKRVEMLGAKLDYELHALETKVEDVETGLGEFERHVNEIELRVKSLIRGEKKQNYSWLSWLSRLGGHWQ; from the coding sequence ATGTCATCGACAGCGTCTGGCGCACAGGCCGCATCTCCCACCACAAATCGCGAAACCACAAGAGCCTCAGTCAACGCTGCGGAGAACCCATCAACCAAGCCTCACGGAGCTGAACTGCCGCCCCGCCGTGGCCACCAAAAGATCGTTTTTACAGACCCGGTCGCTCTGCGGTACCTCGAAGAAGATCCGTCGACTGTCGTGCTGCATCGTCGTTTGGCCTTGGAGGGCTATGAGATATACATTGTTGAGCAATGGGCGTGTTCAAGGATTCACCCCACCTTTGTTATCACAACATTCACGGGAGACTCGTCGCATAAAGTGGTCGCTGGAGTGTTAGGGGTTCCTACGGACGAGTCGACATGGTCGCCCCGGTTGAAACTCTACTTCAATGCAGTTAAGAGGTTTCAGCTacgagagaaagagacgCCCCTGGGCACAGTCATGGTGACAGATTTGAACTCGTTCCCATCGGGATTATCCGTCATAGCTGTGCCAGATGGCGACATCCTTAAGCACCGTGAAGACTTTGTTGTGAATGAGAACCTGAAACGGTTAGGCTGTGCTGGTCGAGCCGGTTTGAAGCTCCAAGAACCAGCACCTGCTACCGTCGCTAAATTTCACCAATTATACCGGACAAGCGAAAGAATCCCCCTTTACAGCGCCGTGGTGGAGCTTGTCAAACAATGTCAAATCGCTTTGATGATGTTTGGTAAGCTGGCACCGGAGTATGTGGATGGCTTACTTTGCGATGTCACTGAAGATGCTGTGGGAGACTGGTGGACCGATTTCGGAATGGACCTGTATAACATCGAACCAAGCGATGGGAAGCTCGGTCCTACCACAGTAGCAGCCTTGCTAGGTACTCTGATGGGGGCTCGCAACCGGCTTCATGCGAGCGGTGCCCCTGTCGGCAAGGATGCCTTTGACATCGTTAACCTCAAACGCGGAATCGGGAGTTTTCAAAAATCTCAGAAAATTGAACGGACGCGGCGGCTGGATCGCCACACTTTGGACAGATTACACCGAGTTACTGCAAAGGCAGCCAATGCTGAGGGCTGGACTGACGCGGTCAAATCAACCATGGCTGAGCTCAGCGGGCACGGGGGCGAGATGGTTATGGGCATGGTTCGCGGCAAAGAGAAAGGGGGCATTGCCGATATTGAAACAATTGACATTGACAACTTCGCCCAACTGATCAGCGGCGAAAGAGCAAAGTGGTTATGGCGAGGGAAGCCACGAAAGAGCACTGTTGAGTCCAATGGACCCCCAGCTGCGGATATGATGTTCACCACCGACGAGCAAGGCGGGTACGTCTGGACTAGCCGCAAGCGTCATTCCCATGAGGACCTTGGCATGGAGCCCTCTTTCCAGCGATCTGAACGCTCGTGGAAACAAGCGGAAGCGGCTGGATTGCCGGAGGACAAAGATCAGAACCTCAGTAGGATGGTCATGAAAGGCGTCAGTGAGAAGGTTTCCGACGCTCGGATAGGGTTTGGCAAGTTCAAAGACGCCGTCGGGATACCTGGTCTTCGGTCACACAAGGCGAAGGATGGCTCGGAGTTTGGTGGTGATGCAGCGCAACTCGCTCTGATGGAAAGTGAGACTGAGACAGGCCCTTGGCCTAATCACGAGGATGCTCCTTTACCCGAAACACATATATCGAATGACGGCGAGATGGGGGAACAACCGCTGAGCACGGCCGACCAGCCTGCTGAAAAatcaccaccagcaatcaCAGTGGAGTCTGCTGCACCCAACGAAGACACAGAAACGTCACGCAAGGCATCCGTATCCCGAACAGACGAAGAGATGCACGACTTGGACCTTTTTAAAACGCGATCCACGGACGCATCGGCTGTTTCAGGCGATCAAGAAAGAGCACCAACCCCAGCATCCTGCGCTATGGTCCTGCGAAGACCGCATAGCTGCGACGAACTTTATTCAGACGACAGTTttgaaagaagaaatgaataTTGGCCGCGGCACCTGTCCTTTAGCATCGTAGAGGAGGTTGTTCTTGTGCGAAAAGGTCTAGATGACCGTACAATCTTTGAGAGCTCGGATGCTACCCTGGAAGAAGCCATAGTTCACGAAGACGTACTGGCCTCCGATGCGCGAATTTCAAGGGCTCGAATCCGCGACCTCGAATTAAACACAGTTCCATGGGTCGAGAGCCAAGTGTCCTCGGTTGACAGGCTGAACCACACTCTTTACGAGACTCATGAGAAGATGAGCTCGAAGTACCTCGAACGATTTGAGCTGTACCAGCAAGTTAGGGAGCGCTCCGGTAATGTACTGGCTGCGGAGCACTCGCAGCTCACTGAACATATGAAACGAGTCGAGATGCTAGGAGCTAAGCTTGACTACGAACTGCATGCCCTAGAGACTaaagttgaagatgttgaaacCGGGCTCGGAGAATTCGAACGCCATGTCAACGAGATCGAACTGAGGGTCAAATCTTTGATACGCGGagaaaagaagcagaatTACTCGTGGCTATCCTGGTTGAGCAGACTAGGAGGTCATTGGCAATAG
- a CDS encoding protein transporter TIM10 (transcript_id=CADANIAT00002267) has translation MSFLFGGAPKMSSEQKIAAAETEVEMITDMFNRLSESCSKKCIPNDYREGDLNKGESVCLDRCVGKFFEVNIKVSEKMQGVAGQQQGGAGLSL, from the exons ATGTCTTTCCTATTTGGCGGCGCTCCCAAAATGAGCTCGGAGCAGAAGATTGCTGCCGCAGAGACCGAAGTCGAAATGATCACAGACATGTTCAACCG ATTATCGGAATCCTGCTCGAAGAAGTGCATCCCCAACGACTACCGCGAGGGCGATCTGAACAAGGGCGAGTCCGTCTGCCTTGACCGCTGTGTCGGCAAGTTCTTCGAGGTCAACATCAAGGTCAGCGAAAAGATGCAGGGTGTTGCTGGTCAGCAGCAGGGTGGTGCGGGACTAAGCCTGTGA
- a CDS encoding putative lysyl-tRNA synthetase (transcript_id=CADANIAT00002268), whose translation MRIRSCRVACRSFVPGRWYSKATSSKEGSLKQTLSKEALSKKQAFVTRLAQVTEATSDPYPRFETPANPFAISEFIHRYSYLANKEFVDFDQVTVTGRVHPLQFESPGTGRGLKADIQEILSYDSPRRCLLLNQNATAITGKPHRTERGELSIVATDLPQLLSPCLHDIPLDAHGHENSPYPRHVQMLGDPATVKVIKSRSLITQHIRQFLLDKSFMEVSTPILNGIPGGASARPFYTSATEFPDRQLALRIAPELWLKRLVVGGFDRVFEIGPSFRNEGLDKTHNPEFTTCEFYQAYSNLEELMNTTEELLCGLAQVFIAEFNKRKEPPPTAIDFTIPFHRIDFITGIELGIDRQLPDLTAPDSLEQVTQIFTDLKLQLPEHPTLPRLLDELCSIYVEPQCVQPTFIINPPECLSPLSKSFVHPDNNQRVAARAELFIEGKEIANMYEEENSPWEQRRKFEDQLKYSKDANEPGEIDEEYLRALEWGLPPTGGWGCGIDRLVMLFTKVKKIAEVLPFGNLRHVTRR comes from the exons ATGCGTATTAGGTCTTGCCGAGTAGCATGCCGGTCTTTTGTACCTGGGAGATGGTACAGCAAGGCCACCTCGTCGAAGGAAGGTTCATTGAAGCAAACTCTCTCCAAAGAAGCCCTGTCCAAGAAGCAGGCTTTCGTGACGCGGCTTGCTCAAGTGACAGAGGCAACTTCAGACCCGTATCCTCGTTTTGAGACACCTGCCAATCCATTCGCTATTTCGGAGTTCATACATCGATACAGCTATTTAGCCAACAAAGAATTTGTAGATTTTGATCAAGTCACCGTAACCG GTAGGGTTC ATCCTCTGCAATTTGAGTCGCCTGGAACGGGTAGGGGTCTCAAAGCAGATATTCAAGAGATTCTATCGTATGATTCGCCGCGGCGATGCCTTTT ACTGAACCAGAACGCAACAGCTATAACGGGTAAACCGCACCGTACAGAACGGGGTGAGCTCTCGATTGTGGCCACAGACCTGCCTCAACTCCTCTCTCCGTGTCTGCATGATATCCCGCTCGATGCGCATGGACACGAAAACTCTCCATATCCACGCCATGTTCAGATGCTTGGTGACCCGGCTACGGTGAAAGTCATCAAGTCCAGATCTCTCATTACTCAACATATCCGCCAGTTCCTACTGGATAAATCATTTATGGAAGTCAGCACTCCAATACTGAACGGGATTCCTGGCGGTGCAAGCGCTCGTCCTTTTTATACGTCTGCCACCGAATTCCCAGATCGGCAGCTTGCCCTTAGAATTGCTCCTGAGCTCTGGCTGAAACGCCTGGTCGTGGGCGGTTTCGATCGGGTCTTTGAGATCGGCCCGTCGTTCCGGAATGAAG GCCTAGACAAAACCCACAACCCGGAGTTCACAACCTGCGAGTTCTACCAGGCATACTCCAACCTGGAAGAGCTGATGAACACAACAGAAGAGCTCCTATGCGGGCTAGCGCAGGTCTTCATCGCAGAGTTCAACAAACGAAAGGAACCGCCCCCAACAGCCATAGATTTCACCATTCCATTCCACCGTATCGATTTTATAACCGGAATTGAACTAGGCATTGACCGTCAGTTGCCCGACCTTACAGCACCTGACTCCTTGGAACAGGTCACCCAAATTTTTACGGACCTCAAACTCCAATTACCCGAACACCCTACCCTCCCTCGTCTCCTGGATgagctctgcagcatctACGTCGAGCCACAATGCGTTCAGCCCACATTTATCATCAACCCGCCTGAGTGTCTCTCTCCATTATCGAAGAGTTTCGTTCACCCTGATAACAACCAGCGCGTTGCTGCGCGTGCAGAACTCTTCATCGAAGGCAAAGAAATTGCGAACATGTATGAAGAGGAAAACTCACCGTGGGAGCAGCGTCGCAAATTCGAGGATCAGCTGAAGTACAGCAAGGATGCTAATGAACCCGGAGAAATTGATGAGGAGTATCTCAGGGCGTTGGAATGGGGTTTGCCGCCTACGGGCGGTTGGGGGTGTGGTATCGATCGTCTGGTCATGCTGTTTACTaaggtgaagaagattgcAGAGGTTTTGCCTTTTGGGAATTTGAGGCATGTGACGAGACGTTGA
- a CDS encoding uncharacterized protein (transcript_id=CADANIAT00002269) produces the protein MASKPIKQAQAVTVSLQELIDGTVSFDTLTEAFGPSSLGIIVVKDLDPKFQHLRAQVLSNASYVAALKNDELESLTSPSAKYLIGWSCGKETLRSGHFDTLKGSYYVNCAFYKDPSLQGAPSDEHPDLPEYTAPNIWPDVQKLPNFRSGLEELCRLIIDTAVLVARACDRYAEGNIEGYKAGYLEKVVRGSLTTKARLLHYFPAPDGVHAEEARKDEENEEDDDWCATHLDHGCLTGLTSAMFVDEDAHPPASSSATSNLPELPASPDPKAGLYIQSRTGEVVKVNIPKDCLAFQTGEALQLITKGKFRAVPHFVKGAKVPKGQGKIARNTLAVFTQPNLGEEVEEGKTFADFAREVVERTY, from the exons ATGGCGTCGAAACCTATCAAACAGGCTCAGGCCGTGACTGTCAGCCTGCAAGAGCTGATTGACG GCACCGTTTCTTTCGACACTCTCACGGAAGCCTTCGGCCCCTCCTCGCTAGGGATCATCGTTGTCAAAGATCTCGACCCGAAATTCCAGCATCTTCGTGCGCAAGTTCTCTCCAACGCGTCGTACGTTGCTGCGCTCAAAAACGATGAGCTCG AATCCCTCACCTCCCCCTCGGCTAAATACCTGATCGGCTGGTCCTGCGGCAAAGAAACCCTGAGATCAGGGCACTTCGACACACTCAAGGGTTCCTACTACGTGAATTGCGCGTTCTACAAGGACCCGTCTTTGCAGGGCGCGCCGTCTGACGAACACCCCGATCTCCCCGAGTACACGGCGCCGAACATCTGGCCGGACGTTCAGAAGTTGCCGAATTTCCGCAGCGGACTTGAGGAACTGTGCAGGTTGATCATTGATACGGCGGTGCTGGTGGCTAGGGCTTGTGATCGGTATGCGGAGGGGAACATTGAGGGGTATAAAGCAGGTTATTTGGAGAAGGTTGTTAGGGGCAGTTTGACGACGAAGGCGCGGTTGCTGCATTACTTCCCCGCGCCGGATGGTGTCCatgctgaagaggctcggaaagatgaagagaatgaggaggatgacgactGGTGCGCAACGCACCTCGATCACGGGTGTCTGACGGGTCTTACATCTGCGATGTTTGTCGACGAAGATGCGCACCCGcctgcctcttcttctgctacCTCGAACCTCCCTGAACTACCTGCGTCTCCGGACCCGAAAGCCGGACTGTACATTCAGTCGCGCACAGGGGAGGTGGTCAAGGTGAATATCCCCAAGGATTGCCTGGCGTTCCAGACGGGTGAAGCACTGCAGTTGATCACGAAGGGCAAATTCCGCGCCGTGCCGCACTTTGTGAAGGGGGCAAAGGTGCCCAAGGGACAGGGGAAGATTGCGCGGAATACGCTGGCTGTCTTCACGCAGCCGAATCtgggagaggaggtggaggaagggaagacgTTTGCGGACTTTGCGAgggaggttgttgagagaACTTATTGA